A DNA window from Nycticebus coucang isolate mNycCou1 chromosome 1, mNycCou1.pri, whole genome shotgun sequence contains the following coding sequences:
- the HELT gene encoding hairy and enhancer of split-related protein HELT, with the protein MSDKLKERKRTPVSHKVIEKRRRDRINRCLNELGKTVPMALAKQSSGKLEKAEILEMTVQYLRALHSADFPRGREKELLAEFANYFHYGYHECMKNLVHYLTTVERMETKDTKYARILAFLQSKARLGAEPAFPPLALLPEPDFNYQLHPAGTEFAGHSPGEAAVFPQGATPGPFPWPSGAARSPALPYLPSAPVPLQSPAQQHSPFLAPVQGLDRHYLNLIGHTHPNALNLHTPQHPSVL; encoded by the exons ATGTCAGACAAGCTCAAGGAACGCAAA AGAACCCCTGTTTCTCATAAAGTGATAGAAAAGCGGAGGAGGGACCGGATCAACCGCTGCTTGAACGAGTTGGGCAAGACAGTCCCCATGGCCCTAGCGAAGCAG AGTTCTGGGAAGCTGGAGAAAGCGGAGATCCTCGAGATGACCGTCCAGTACCTGAGAGCCCTGCACTCTGCTGATTTTCCCCGGGGAAGGGAAAAAG AACTCCTAGCGGAGTTTGCCAACTACTTCCACTACGGCTACCACGAGTGCATGAAGAACTTGGTACACTACCTCACCACCGTCGAGCGGATGGAGACCAAGGACACCAAGTACGCGCGCATCCTCGCTTTCCTGCAGTCCAAGGCCCGCCTGGGCGCGGAGCCCGCCTTCCCGCCGCTGGCTTTGCTCCCGGAGCCGGATTTCAACTATCAGCTGCACCCAGCGGGGACCGAGTTCGCCGGCCACAGCCCCGGCGAGGCTGCCGTGTTCCCGCAGGGAGCGACCCCAGGGCCCTTCCCCTGGCCGTCGGGTGCCGCCCGCAGCCCGGCGCTGCCCTACCTGCCCAGCGCGCCGGTGCCGCTGCAGAGCCCGGCGCAGCAGCATAGCCCCTTCTTGGCGCCGGTGCAGGGACTGGACCGGCATTACCTCAACCTGATCGGCCACACGCACCCCAACGCCCTCAACCTGCACACGCCCCAGCACCCCTCGGTGCTCTGA